A window of the Cicer arietinum cultivar CDC Frontier isolate Library 1 chromosome 6, Cicar.CDCFrontier_v2.0, whole genome shotgun sequence genome harbors these coding sequences:
- the LOC140920768 gene encoding uncharacterized protein, with translation MASQSETKSIFTNYITSPLSVEKLNGSNYDSWAADIKLWLRGQGYEDHLTQNPEKVSVTETSKWSQIDAQLCSVIRSTLHLDVKPIFRPHLTCESVWSQAKALYTNDTRLYGVCHRLLNIITPKSLDGSISTYLGTVHSALHDFNELLPPAASNPVEQKKELDQRSTFFMLLALYGLPQEYSATRDQILGSVTVPDMSTTSAILLRVPAKHPVEQSITSVPGDTAALASQGHNQQRSRGGPSSSKPRPKCDHCHRLGHTIDRCWKLHGKPSPSINATQLDPSATIQTTPSPQGSPTN, from the coding sequence ATGGCATCTCAGTCTGAAACAAAGAGTATCTTCACCAACTACATCACTTCTCCTCTCTCAGTTGAAAAACTGAATGGatcaaattatgatagttgggctGCCGACATCAAACTTTGGCTACGTGGTCAAGGTTACGAGGATCACCTCACCCAAAACCCTGAAAAGGTGAGTGTGACTGAAACATCCAAATGGAGCCAGATTGATGCTCAGTTGTGTAGTGTCATTAGGTCTACACTTCATCTAGATGTTAAACCGATATTCCGTCCGCATCTCACGTGTGAATCGGTTTGGAGTCAAGCAAAGGCACTCTATACTAACGACACACGTCTCTATGGAGTTTGTCACCGCTTATTGAACATCATTACTCCGAAGTCACTCGATGGCTCTATTTCTACATATCTTGGCACTGTTCATAGTGCACTTCATGACTTTAATGAGCTACTCCCTCCTGCTGCAAGTAATCCAGTTGAACAGaagaaggagttggatcaaCGCAGCACCTTCTTCATGCTTCTTGCACTCTATGGCCTACCCCAGGAGTACTCTGCAACTCGTGATCAAATTTTGGGGTCTGTTACTGTTCCGGATATGTCTACTACTTCAGCGATCCTCCTTCGCGTACCAGCAAAACATCCAGTTGAGCAGTCTATTACTTCAGTTCCGGGTGACACTGCTGCTCTTGCATCTCAGGGACATAATCAGCAACGTTCTCGTGGAGGACCATCCAGCTCTAAGCCTCGTCCAAAATGTGACCATTGTCATCGGCTTGGACACACTATTGATCGTTGTTGGAAGTTGCATGGCAAGCCTTCGCCTTCGATAAATGCAACTCAGCTTGATCCTTCTGCCACTATTCAGACTACACCATCTCCACAAGGCTCCCCAACAAACTAG
- the LOC101493556 gene encoding NAD(P)H-quinone oxidoreductase subunit T, chloroplastic, protein MAQIYCEPHNRRWGMYRILSFPKIQPLFSFSPLMASTATPSPQILLFNPILGNTKTIRAVRFYRTTTHNRYTTLNVYGSKDSQSPQRAPPGVDTRIHWENEDEGWVGGSTKSSEKKKQTNSEEKPNKLLGEDFGDLLSFEGSHYEFLGVSPEADLEEIKVTFRKLSKEYHPDTTSLPLKTASEKFMKLREVYNVLSNEESRRFYDWTLAQEVASRQQEKLKIKLEDPYEIELKNYEPVPDMVDRLGGKNMKLSDQAVSALTIDIFIIIFAICCVTYVVFFKEPYY, encoded by the exons ATGGCCCAAATTTATTGTGAACCACATAATAGAAGGTGGGGCATGTATCGAATCCTGAGCTTTCCCAAAATCCAACCATTATTTTCTTTCTCCCCTCTCATGGCTTCCACAGCAACACCTTCTCCACAAATTCTATTATTCAATCCCATCTTAGGAAACACAAAAACAATTAGAGCAGTAAGGTTTTATAGAACAACCACTCACAACAGATACACCACTCTGAATGTTTACGGTTCTAAAGACTCTCAGAGTCCTCAGAGAGCACCACCTGGAGTTGACACAAGAATCCACTGGGAGAATGAAGATGAAGGTTGGGTTGGAGGTAGCACTAAAAGTAgtgaaaaaaagaaacaaaccaATTCAGAGGAAAAACCTAATAAGCTGTTGGGTGAAGACTTTGGTGATTTACTCAGTTTTGAAGGTTCTCATTATGA ATTCTTGGGAGTATCCCCGGAGGCTGATTTAGAAGAAATTAAAGTAACTTTCAGGAAATTATCAAAGGAGTATCATCCAGACACAACTTCTCTCCCATTAAAAACCGCCTCAGAAAAATTCATGAAACTAAGAGAGGTTTACAATGTTCTTAGCAATGAAGAAAGTAGGAGATTTTATGATTGGACCCTTGCTCAAGAGGTTGCAAGTCGCCAACAagagaaattgaaaattaaattagaagaTCCTTATGAGATAGAATTGAAGAATTATGAACCTGTTCCAGACATGGTTGATAGACTTGGTGGAAAGAATATGAAGCTTAGTGATCAAGCTGTCTCTGCTCTCactattgatatttttatcattatttttgcCATATGTTGTGTCACTTATGTAGTTTTCTTTAAAGAACCATATTACTGA